In the Acropora muricata isolate sample 2 chromosome 1, ASM3666990v1, whole genome shotgun sequence genome, one interval contains:
- the LOC136912935 gene encoding A disintegrin and metalloproteinase with thrombospondin motifs 6-like isoform X4: MTKNKINVKQPVLYCLFVSTILSGVVVSNKLPESKDNQFSKLHHEMTKEEIKQYFGVDTHEEVPEYDVTHPFQVDESGNFVSYKLHEHARRKRNADQPDVFNYKIKAFGLSLHLNLTTPSTLFRPGFVVETFYENGSKKLSEPPYTAFFNGHVTSDPNSIVAISNHNGLKGLVNFMGISFFIQPLPNHLTTHNASKDGSRSHLIYKRSLLDKVKSKCDLEGERTKRSLSEEKETKNSSSGETRPYKEKYLEVMVVADHLYLRKFNNDNEATEILLTLIHMVNSMFHDYSIGPIRMTLAVVRISLLHHELSYSDKDKNGPRLAAMQVWINEGNMPMSDVDPQHADHVILVTGDGFGGIASFASVCKHNSYGVCVNNGDLGLGTALIIAHETAHAIGVDHDGSTVDCPDSTFIMSKATPGGKYASRWSPCSRKQIQDFLSSSASRCLDDKPTLNLTSSQNNHYKLPGQLYDGDAQCALQMGPSYRFCKQKQSNCGSLFCTRDGSSCSSNIAPPADGTKCGERQWCIKGECVDNGSPMIDGNWSAWSDYTVCTFSCGGGVQHKTRTCTNPPPQNGGMDCKGEFIGQWRVCNPQACPKGKRTHREEQCETKTPGSVPHSVQHINPCSLLCRRGSRVVPFGTVIDGTRCSLNTKIKDVCIEGKCRSVGCDDVLESGVKEDRCKVCNGDGTSCKTVSGNVQNPCAATCTVLDVPIGATNVTVKEVVEDWNFLGVKDDEGHDVYPVAYTWSTRRNAAGTIVYYKHEKNQDADEVFIPGPTNEHLYVYYKQYVSRQPVSYKLNEPVIDGVHPSVSSKWSVSQWNKCSQTCAVGIQTRTVECVSTEDNLYLNEAVCGRHSAKPATVQQCNTHTCSPSWYVSGWRPCSKTCGKGVQKRQILCRQQVTSDHTNTLPDSKCTAPKPNDAVARDCNKIDCPAENVPGEWSACSTSCKPGFKTRKTSCKQLKEDGVLESVPDILCVSAIKLPLQESCNQDVPCPGDRLYEPLGCYADNRNDRALPILISNFRKGIDWTDMSKTIDKCAKQTTARDHKLKVFALQFYGECYSGYDGLKTFNKYGAKYYSDTYFKNCWSGVGAINTNFVYKFKE; this comes from the exons atgaccaagAACAAGATTAACGTAAAACAACCAGTTTTATACTGTCTTTTTGTCAGCACTATCCTTTCAG gAGTCGTCGTCAGTAACAAGTTGCCAGAATCTAAGGATAATCAG TTCTCGAAATTACATCATGAAATGACCAAAGAAGAAATAAAGCAATATTTTGGAGTTGATACGCACGAAGAAG TTCCAGAATATGACGTCACACATCCTTTCCAAGTTGATGAATCTGGAAACTTTGTTAGCTACAAGCTTCATGAGCATGCGCGTCGGAAGAGAAATGCTGACCAACCAGATGTTttcaattataaaataaaagcaTTCGGATTGTCACTTCACTTAAATCTGACGACACCAAGTACTCTTTTTCGGCCTGGCTTTGTGGTGGAGACGTTTTATGAAAACGGAAGCAAGAAATTGAGTGAACCTCCATACACTGCCTTCTTCAATGGACACGTGACTTCAGATCCAAATTCTATTGTTGCTATTAGCAACCACAATGGATTG AAAGGACTTGTTAATTTTATGGGGATCTCCTTCTTCATTCAACCTTTGCCTAATCATCTTACAACACATAATGCATCGAAAGATGGCTCTCGGTCACACCTTATTTACAAACGTTCTCTTTTGGACAAGGTCAAAAGCAAATGTGACCTTGAAG GAGAAAGAACAAAAAGGAGTCTTTCTGAGGAAAAAGAGACGAAGAATAGCTCTTCTGGAGAGACGAGACCTTATAAAGAAAAATACCTAGAGGTCATGGTGGTTGCTGATCATCTATACCTCCGAAAATTTAACAACGACAATGAGGCCACTGAGATACTTCTGACGTTAATTCACATG GTCAATTCCATGTTCCATGATTACAGCATTGGACCCATTAGAATGACATTAGCCGTGGTTAGGATTTCACTTCTTCATCACGAG CTAAGCTATTCAGATAAAGACAAAAACGGACCAAGACTAGCTGCCATGCAGGTGTGGATCAACGAAGGAAATATGCCCATGTCAGACGTGGATCCGCAACATGCAGACCACGTGATTCTTGTCACCGG AGATGGCTTCGGAG GTATAGCATCATTTGCGTCCGTATGTAAACACAATTCTTATGGAGTTTGTGTGAACAATGGAGACCTCGGATTGGGAACAGCTCTGATCATAGCTCACGAGACTGCACATGC GATTGGCGTTGATCATGATGGCTCGACAGTAGATTGTCCTGACTCAACATTTATCATGTCCAAAGCTACACCGGGCGGCAAATATGCTAGCAGATGGTCTCCTTGTAGCAGAAAACAAATACAAGATTTTCTCAG CAGCTCGGCCTCTCGTTGCTTGGATGACAAGCCAACGCTGAATTTAACTTCAAGTCAGAACAACCACTACAAGCTTCCAGGTCAGCTGTACGACGGTGATGCACAGTGCGCGTTACAAATGGGACCGAGCTATAGATTTTGCAAACAAAAACAG TCCAACTGTGGTTCTCTCTTCTGTACGCGAGATGGAAGTTCCTGTAGTAGTAATATCGCTCCTCCTGCGGACGGTACAAAATGTGGCGAGAGACAG TGGTGCATCAAAGGAGAGTGTGTCGACAATGGATCACCGATGATCGACGGAAACTGGAGTGCTTGGTCAGATTACACTGTCTGCACATTTTCTTGTGGGGGTGGAGTACAGCACAAAACAAGAACCTGCACCAACCCTCC GCCACAAAACGGCGGGATGGATTGTAAAGGAGAGTTTATAGGACAATGGAGAGTATGCAACCCACAG GCGTGTCCTAAAGGTAAAAGAACTCACAGAGAGGAACAATGTGAAACAAAGACCCCTGGTTCAGTTCCCCATAGCGTGCAAC ATATAAATCCATGTAGTCTATTATGCAGGCGTGGATCACGGGTTGTTCCGTTCGGCACAGTTATCGATGGAACTCGTTGCAGCTTGAATACAAAGATAAAAGACGTCTGTATAGAGGGGAAGTGCAGA TCTGTTGGTTGTGATGACGTCCTCGAATCTGGCGTAAAGGAAGACCGCTGTAAAGTATGCAACGGTGACGGCACATCATGTAAAACAGTGTCTGGAAATGTGCAAAATCCATGTGCAG CAACATGCACGGTTCTAGATGTTCCTATTGGAGCAACAAATGTCACAGTAAAGGAAGTTGTCGAAGACTGGAATTTCCTTG GGGTAAAAGATGATGAAGGTCATGATGTATATCCTGTTGCGTATACATGGAGTACGAGAAGAAATGCCGCTGGCACAATTGTCTATTACAAACATGAGAAGAATCAGGATGCAGACGAGGTGTTTATCCCTGGACCAACTAATGAACATCTATACGTTTAC TATAAGCAATATGTGAGCAGACAGCCGGTGTCTTACAAACTTAATGAACCTGTCATCGACGGAGTCCATCCTTCAGTTTCATCCAAGTGGAGTGTATCTCAATGGAATAAATGCTCGCAGACATGCGCAGTAG GAATTCAGACGCGTACAGTTGAATGCGTATCAACAGAAGACAATTTGTATTTGAATGAAGCCGTTTGTGGACGACATTCTGCCAAGCCCGCTACAGTGCAACAATGTAATACACACACTTGCAGTCCTAG TTGGTATGTGTCAGGCTGGCGTCCCTGCTCAAAGACTTGTGGCAAAGGAGTTCAGAAACGTCAGATCTTGTGCCGCCAACAAGTGACCAGCGACCATACTAACACTCTGCCGGATTCGAAGTGCACTGCCCCTAAACCAAATGACGCGGTGGCAAGGGACTGCAACAAAATTGACTGTCCTGCGGAAAACGTACCAGGGGAATGGTCGGCG TGTTCAACTTCATGCAAACCGGGCTTCAAAACCAGAAAAACTTCATGCAAGCAACTAAAAGAGGACGGTGTGTTGGAATCTGTTCCCGATATACTGTGCGTGTCTGCAATAAAACTTCCTCTTCAAGAATCCTGCAACCAGGACGTGCCCTGTCCAG
- the LOC136912935 gene encoding A disintegrin and metalloproteinase with thrombospondin motifs 6-like isoform X1 produces MKKSANAQASYHLKMTKNKINVKQPVLYCLFVSTILSGVVVSNKLPESKDNQFSKLHHEMTKEEIKQYFGVDTHEEVPEYDVTHPFQVDESGNFVSYKLHEHARRKRNADQPDVFNYKIKAFGLSLHLNLTTPSTLFRPGFVVETFYENGSKKLSEPPYTAFFNGHVTSDPNSIVAISNHNGLKGLVNFMGISFFIQPLPNHLTTHNASKDGSRSHLIYKRSLLDKVKSKCDLEGERTKRSLSEEKETKNSSSGETRPYKEKYLEVMVVADHLYLRKFNNDNEATEILLTLIHMVNSMFHDYSIGPIRMTLAVVRISLLHHELSYSDKDKNGPRLAAMQVWINEGNMPMSDVDPQHADHVILVTGDGFGGIASFASVCKHNSYGVCVNNGDLGLGTALIIAHETAHAIGVDHDGSTVDCPDSTFIMSKATPGGKYASRWSPCSRKQIQDFLSSSASRCLDDKPTLNLTSSQNNHYKLPGQLYDGDAQCALQMGPSYRFCKQKQSNCGSLFCTRDGSSCSSNIAPPADGTKCGERQWCIKGECVDNGSPMIDGNWSAWSDYTVCTFSCGGGVQHKTRTCTNPPPQNGGMDCKGEFIGQWRVCNPQACPKGKRTHREEQCETKTPGSVPHSVQHINPCSLLCRRGSRVVPFGTVIDGTRCSLNTKIKDVCIEGKCRSVGCDDVLESGVKEDRCKVCNGDGTSCKTVSGNVQNPCAATCTVLDVPIGATNVTVKEVVEDWNFLGVKDDEGHDVYPVAYTWSTRRNAAGTIVYYKHEKNQDADEVFIPGPTNEHLYVYYKQYVSRQPVSYKLNEPVIDGVHPSVSSKWSVSQWNKCSQTCAVGIQTRTVECVSTEDNLYLNEAVCGRHSAKPATVQQCNTHTCSPSWYVSGWRPCSKTCGKGVQKRQILCRQQVTSDHTNTLPDSKCTAPKPNDAVARDCNKIDCPAENVPGEWSACSTSCKPGFKTRKTSCKQLKEDGVLESVPDILCVSAIKLPLQESCNQDVPCPGDRLYEPLGCYADNRNDRALPILISNFRKGIDWTDMSKTIDKCAKQTTARDHKLKVFALQFYGECYSGYDGLKTFNKYGAKYYSDTYFKNCWSGVGAINTNFVYKFKE; encoded by the exons ATGAAGAAATCAGCAAATGCACAAGCCAG ttaccatttgaaaatgaccaagAACAAGATTAACGTAAAACAACCAGTTTTATACTGTCTTTTTGTCAGCACTATCCTTTCAG gAGTCGTCGTCAGTAACAAGTTGCCAGAATCTAAGGATAATCAG TTCTCGAAATTACATCATGAAATGACCAAAGAAGAAATAAAGCAATATTTTGGAGTTGATACGCACGAAGAAG TTCCAGAATATGACGTCACACATCCTTTCCAAGTTGATGAATCTGGAAACTTTGTTAGCTACAAGCTTCATGAGCATGCGCGTCGGAAGAGAAATGCTGACCAACCAGATGTTttcaattataaaataaaagcaTTCGGATTGTCACTTCACTTAAATCTGACGACACCAAGTACTCTTTTTCGGCCTGGCTTTGTGGTGGAGACGTTTTATGAAAACGGAAGCAAGAAATTGAGTGAACCTCCATACACTGCCTTCTTCAATGGACACGTGACTTCAGATCCAAATTCTATTGTTGCTATTAGCAACCACAATGGATTG AAAGGACTTGTTAATTTTATGGGGATCTCCTTCTTCATTCAACCTTTGCCTAATCATCTTACAACACATAATGCATCGAAAGATGGCTCTCGGTCACACCTTATTTACAAACGTTCTCTTTTGGACAAGGTCAAAAGCAAATGTGACCTTGAAG GAGAAAGAACAAAAAGGAGTCTTTCTGAGGAAAAAGAGACGAAGAATAGCTCTTCTGGAGAGACGAGACCTTATAAAGAAAAATACCTAGAGGTCATGGTGGTTGCTGATCATCTATACCTCCGAAAATTTAACAACGACAATGAGGCCACTGAGATACTTCTGACGTTAATTCACATG GTCAATTCCATGTTCCATGATTACAGCATTGGACCCATTAGAATGACATTAGCCGTGGTTAGGATTTCACTTCTTCATCACGAG CTAAGCTATTCAGATAAAGACAAAAACGGACCAAGACTAGCTGCCATGCAGGTGTGGATCAACGAAGGAAATATGCCCATGTCAGACGTGGATCCGCAACATGCAGACCACGTGATTCTTGTCACCGG AGATGGCTTCGGAG GTATAGCATCATTTGCGTCCGTATGTAAACACAATTCTTATGGAGTTTGTGTGAACAATGGAGACCTCGGATTGGGAACAGCTCTGATCATAGCTCACGAGACTGCACATGC GATTGGCGTTGATCATGATGGCTCGACAGTAGATTGTCCTGACTCAACATTTATCATGTCCAAAGCTACACCGGGCGGCAAATATGCTAGCAGATGGTCTCCTTGTAGCAGAAAACAAATACAAGATTTTCTCAG CAGCTCGGCCTCTCGTTGCTTGGATGACAAGCCAACGCTGAATTTAACTTCAAGTCAGAACAACCACTACAAGCTTCCAGGTCAGCTGTACGACGGTGATGCACAGTGCGCGTTACAAATGGGACCGAGCTATAGATTTTGCAAACAAAAACAG TCCAACTGTGGTTCTCTCTTCTGTACGCGAGATGGAAGTTCCTGTAGTAGTAATATCGCTCCTCCTGCGGACGGTACAAAATGTGGCGAGAGACAG TGGTGCATCAAAGGAGAGTGTGTCGACAATGGATCACCGATGATCGACGGAAACTGGAGTGCTTGGTCAGATTACACTGTCTGCACATTTTCTTGTGGGGGTGGAGTACAGCACAAAACAAGAACCTGCACCAACCCTCC GCCACAAAACGGCGGGATGGATTGTAAAGGAGAGTTTATAGGACAATGGAGAGTATGCAACCCACAG GCGTGTCCTAAAGGTAAAAGAACTCACAGAGAGGAACAATGTGAAACAAAGACCCCTGGTTCAGTTCCCCATAGCGTGCAAC ATATAAATCCATGTAGTCTATTATGCAGGCGTGGATCACGGGTTGTTCCGTTCGGCACAGTTATCGATGGAACTCGTTGCAGCTTGAATACAAAGATAAAAGACGTCTGTATAGAGGGGAAGTGCAGA TCTGTTGGTTGTGATGACGTCCTCGAATCTGGCGTAAAGGAAGACCGCTGTAAAGTATGCAACGGTGACGGCACATCATGTAAAACAGTGTCTGGAAATGTGCAAAATCCATGTGCAG CAACATGCACGGTTCTAGATGTTCCTATTGGAGCAACAAATGTCACAGTAAAGGAAGTTGTCGAAGACTGGAATTTCCTTG GGGTAAAAGATGATGAAGGTCATGATGTATATCCTGTTGCGTATACATGGAGTACGAGAAGAAATGCCGCTGGCACAATTGTCTATTACAAACATGAGAAGAATCAGGATGCAGACGAGGTGTTTATCCCTGGACCAACTAATGAACATCTATACGTTTAC TATAAGCAATATGTGAGCAGACAGCCGGTGTCTTACAAACTTAATGAACCTGTCATCGACGGAGTCCATCCTTCAGTTTCATCCAAGTGGAGTGTATCTCAATGGAATAAATGCTCGCAGACATGCGCAGTAG GAATTCAGACGCGTACAGTTGAATGCGTATCAACAGAAGACAATTTGTATTTGAATGAAGCCGTTTGTGGACGACATTCTGCCAAGCCCGCTACAGTGCAACAATGTAATACACACACTTGCAGTCCTAG TTGGTATGTGTCAGGCTGGCGTCCCTGCTCAAAGACTTGTGGCAAAGGAGTTCAGAAACGTCAGATCTTGTGCCGCCAACAAGTGACCAGCGACCATACTAACACTCTGCCGGATTCGAAGTGCACTGCCCCTAAACCAAATGACGCGGTGGCAAGGGACTGCAACAAAATTGACTGTCCTGCGGAAAACGTACCAGGGGAATGGTCGGCG TGTTCAACTTCATGCAAACCGGGCTTCAAAACCAGAAAAACTTCATGCAAGCAACTAAAAGAGGACGGTGTGTTGGAATCTGTTCCCGATATACTGTGCGTGTCTGCAATAAAACTTCCTCTTCAAGAATCCTGCAACCAGGACGTGCCCTGTCCAG
- the LOC136912935 gene encoding A disintegrin and metalloproteinase with thrombospondin motifs 6-like isoform X2, whose protein sequence is MKKSANAQASYHLKMTKNKINVKQPVLYCLFVSTILSGVVVSNKLPESKDNQFSKLHHEMTKEEIKQYFGVDTHEEVPEYDVTHPFQVDESGNFVSYKLHEHARRKRNADQPDVFNYKIKAFGLSLHLNLTTPSTLFRPGFVVETFYENGSKKLSEPPYTAFFNGHVTSDPNSIVAISNHNGLKGLVNFMGISFFIQPLPNHLTTHNASKDGSRSHLIYKRSLLDKVKSKCDLEGERTKRSLSEEKETKNSSSGETRPYKEKYLEVMVVADHLYLRKFNNDNEATEILLTLIHMVNSMFHDYSIGPIRMTLAVVRISLLHHELSYSDKDKNGPRLAAMQVWINEGNMPMSDVDPQHADHVILVTGDGFGGIASFASVCKHNSYGVCVNNGDLGLGTALIIAHETAHAIGVDHDGSTVDCPDSTFIMSKATPGGKYASRWSPCSRKQIQDFLSSASRCLDDKPTLNLTSSQNNHYKLPGQLYDGDAQCALQMGPSYRFCKQKQSNCGSLFCTRDGSSCSSNIAPPADGTKCGERQWCIKGECVDNGSPMIDGNWSAWSDYTVCTFSCGGGVQHKTRTCTNPPPQNGGMDCKGEFIGQWRVCNPQACPKGKRTHREEQCETKTPGSVPHSVQHINPCSLLCRRGSRVVPFGTVIDGTRCSLNTKIKDVCIEGKCRSVGCDDVLESGVKEDRCKVCNGDGTSCKTVSGNVQNPCAATCTVLDVPIGATNVTVKEVVEDWNFLGVKDDEGHDVYPVAYTWSTRRNAAGTIVYYKHEKNQDADEVFIPGPTNEHLYVYYKQYVSRQPVSYKLNEPVIDGVHPSVSSKWSVSQWNKCSQTCAVGIQTRTVECVSTEDNLYLNEAVCGRHSAKPATVQQCNTHTCSPSWYVSGWRPCSKTCGKGVQKRQILCRQQVTSDHTNTLPDSKCTAPKPNDAVARDCNKIDCPAENVPGEWSACSTSCKPGFKTRKTSCKQLKEDGVLESVPDILCVSAIKLPLQESCNQDVPCPGDRLYEPLGCYADNRNDRALPILISNFRKGIDWTDMSKTIDKCAKQTTARDHKLKVFALQFYGECYSGYDGLKTFNKYGAKYYSDTYFKNCWSGVGAINTNFVYKFKE, encoded by the exons ATGAAGAAATCAGCAAATGCACAAGCCAG ttaccatttgaaaatgaccaagAACAAGATTAACGTAAAACAACCAGTTTTATACTGTCTTTTTGTCAGCACTATCCTTTCAG gAGTCGTCGTCAGTAACAAGTTGCCAGAATCTAAGGATAATCAG TTCTCGAAATTACATCATGAAATGACCAAAGAAGAAATAAAGCAATATTTTGGAGTTGATACGCACGAAGAAG TTCCAGAATATGACGTCACACATCCTTTCCAAGTTGATGAATCTGGAAACTTTGTTAGCTACAAGCTTCATGAGCATGCGCGTCGGAAGAGAAATGCTGACCAACCAGATGTTttcaattataaaataaaagcaTTCGGATTGTCACTTCACTTAAATCTGACGACACCAAGTACTCTTTTTCGGCCTGGCTTTGTGGTGGAGACGTTTTATGAAAACGGAAGCAAGAAATTGAGTGAACCTCCATACACTGCCTTCTTCAATGGACACGTGACTTCAGATCCAAATTCTATTGTTGCTATTAGCAACCACAATGGATTG AAAGGACTTGTTAATTTTATGGGGATCTCCTTCTTCATTCAACCTTTGCCTAATCATCTTACAACACATAATGCATCGAAAGATGGCTCTCGGTCACACCTTATTTACAAACGTTCTCTTTTGGACAAGGTCAAAAGCAAATGTGACCTTGAAG GAGAAAGAACAAAAAGGAGTCTTTCTGAGGAAAAAGAGACGAAGAATAGCTCTTCTGGAGAGACGAGACCTTATAAAGAAAAATACCTAGAGGTCATGGTGGTTGCTGATCATCTATACCTCCGAAAATTTAACAACGACAATGAGGCCACTGAGATACTTCTGACGTTAATTCACATG GTCAATTCCATGTTCCATGATTACAGCATTGGACCCATTAGAATGACATTAGCCGTGGTTAGGATTTCACTTCTTCATCACGAG CTAAGCTATTCAGATAAAGACAAAAACGGACCAAGACTAGCTGCCATGCAGGTGTGGATCAACGAAGGAAATATGCCCATGTCAGACGTGGATCCGCAACATGCAGACCACGTGATTCTTGTCACCGG AGATGGCTTCGGAG GTATAGCATCATTTGCGTCCGTATGTAAACACAATTCTTATGGAGTTTGTGTGAACAATGGAGACCTCGGATTGGGAACAGCTCTGATCATAGCTCACGAGACTGCACATGC GATTGGCGTTGATCATGATGGCTCGACAGTAGATTGTCCTGACTCAACATTTATCATGTCCAAAGCTACACCGGGCGGCAAATATGCTAGCAGATGGTCTCCTTGTAGCAGAAAACAAATACAAGATTTTCTCAG CTCGGCCTCTCGTTGCTTGGATGACAAGCCAACGCTGAATTTAACTTCAAGTCAGAACAACCACTACAAGCTTCCAGGTCAGCTGTACGACGGTGATGCACAGTGCGCGTTACAAATGGGACCGAGCTATAGATTTTGCAAACAAAAACAG TCCAACTGTGGTTCTCTCTTCTGTACGCGAGATGGAAGTTCCTGTAGTAGTAATATCGCTCCTCCTGCGGACGGTACAAAATGTGGCGAGAGACAG TGGTGCATCAAAGGAGAGTGTGTCGACAATGGATCACCGATGATCGACGGAAACTGGAGTGCTTGGTCAGATTACACTGTCTGCACATTTTCTTGTGGGGGTGGAGTACAGCACAAAACAAGAACCTGCACCAACCCTCC GCCACAAAACGGCGGGATGGATTGTAAAGGAGAGTTTATAGGACAATGGAGAGTATGCAACCCACAG GCGTGTCCTAAAGGTAAAAGAACTCACAGAGAGGAACAATGTGAAACAAAGACCCCTGGTTCAGTTCCCCATAGCGTGCAAC ATATAAATCCATGTAGTCTATTATGCAGGCGTGGATCACGGGTTGTTCCGTTCGGCACAGTTATCGATGGAACTCGTTGCAGCTTGAATACAAAGATAAAAGACGTCTGTATAGAGGGGAAGTGCAGA TCTGTTGGTTGTGATGACGTCCTCGAATCTGGCGTAAAGGAAGACCGCTGTAAAGTATGCAACGGTGACGGCACATCATGTAAAACAGTGTCTGGAAATGTGCAAAATCCATGTGCAG CAACATGCACGGTTCTAGATGTTCCTATTGGAGCAACAAATGTCACAGTAAAGGAAGTTGTCGAAGACTGGAATTTCCTTG GGGTAAAAGATGATGAAGGTCATGATGTATATCCTGTTGCGTATACATGGAGTACGAGAAGAAATGCCGCTGGCACAATTGTCTATTACAAACATGAGAAGAATCAGGATGCAGACGAGGTGTTTATCCCTGGACCAACTAATGAACATCTATACGTTTAC TATAAGCAATATGTGAGCAGACAGCCGGTGTCTTACAAACTTAATGAACCTGTCATCGACGGAGTCCATCCTTCAGTTTCATCCAAGTGGAGTGTATCTCAATGGAATAAATGCTCGCAGACATGCGCAGTAG GAATTCAGACGCGTACAGTTGAATGCGTATCAACAGAAGACAATTTGTATTTGAATGAAGCCGTTTGTGGACGACATTCTGCCAAGCCCGCTACAGTGCAACAATGTAATACACACACTTGCAGTCCTAG TTGGTATGTGTCAGGCTGGCGTCCCTGCTCAAAGACTTGTGGCAAAGGAGTTCAGAAACGTCAGATCTTGTGCCGCCAACAAGTGACCAGCGACCATACTAACACTCTGCCGGATTCGAAGTGCACTGCCCCTAAACCAAATGACGCGGTGGCAAGGGACTGCAACAAAATTGACTGTCCTGCGGAAAACGTACCAGGGGAATGGTCGGCG TGTTCAACTTCATGCAAACCGGGCTTCAAAACCAGAAAAACTTCATGCAAGCAACTAAAAGAGGACGGTGTGTTGGAATCTGTTCCCGATATACTGTGCGTGTCTGCAATAAAACTTCCTCTTCAAGAATCCTGCAACCAGGACGTGCCCTGTCCAG